A single region of the Mercenaria mercenaria strain notata chromosome 6, MADL_Memer_1, whole genome shotgun sequence genome encodes:
- the LOC128558061 gene encoding uncharacterized protein LOC128558061 → MSVSLPEFPQFRVSGEKNLGVRWKEYVSKLENLFIGLNIESKKRRKALLLHYGGDEIYDIAESLSTNSEELDYDTLKQKLNGYFNPKSNREFETYEFRNMVQEHCETTDQFVTRLKTKAKFCEFSDSEREVKSQLIQGCRSNELRKRALRDDYSLNDLQKFARTLEISESQATEIGKKVQTNGQTASVDRVKSKRTPKFARNPRPTVHKNQNQPSRQNTKCTNCGGNFPHKGKCPAFGMECFYCHKKNHLISVCRKRKQNKHHLREIHESEQEENQDSSDNEGTFGISVRVNNIRRLPHVTVNVNGINVNALVDTGSTINIVSEKLLRKMQPYPKLKPSHTKAYAFGQSKALPIKGQFTCTIETEKKYSTAEFYVIEGNTDSIISYDTAVSL, encoded by the coding sequence aTGTCTGTTTCGTTACCGGAATTTCCGCAGTTTCGAGTGTCTGGAGAGAAGAATCTTGGTGTTAGGTGGAAAGAATATGTATCCAAATTAGAGAACTTATTTATTGGATTAAATATTGAAAGTAAAAAACGAAGGAAAGCGTTACTTTTACATTATGGTGGCGATGAAATTTATGATATCGCGGAATCACTTTCTACAAATAGTGAAGAACTCGATTATGACACGTTAAAACAAAAGCTGAATGGATATTTCAATCCAAAATCAAACAGAGAGTTCGAGACATATGAATTCAGGAATATGGTGCAAGAACACTGTGAAACAACAGATCAGTTTGTGACTAGacttaaaacaaaagcaaaattttgCGAATTTAGCGATTCCGAAAGGGAAGTAAAATCTCAGTTGATTCAAGGATGTAGATCAAATGAACTACGCAAAAGAGCATTGAGAGATGATTATTCATTGAATGATTTACAAAAGTTTGCAAGAACATTAGAAATATCAGAGTCACAAGCTACAGAAATAGGAAAGAAAGTACAAACAAATGGACAAACAGCTTCTGTTGATAGAGTAAAATCAAAACGTACACCAAAGTTCGCAAGAAACCCGAGACCAACAGtacataaaaatcaaaatcagCCATCAAGACAAAACACTAAGTGTACAAACTGTGGTGGCAATTTTCCACATAAGGGTAAATGTCCAGCTTTTGGCATGGAATGCTTTTATTGTCACAAGAAAAATCATCTGATTTCTGTGTGtcgtaaaagaaaacaaaataaacaccATTTGCGAGAAATACATGAAAGTGAACAAGAGGAAAATCAGGATAGTTCAGATAACGAGGGTACTTTTGGAATTAGTGTACGTGTGAATAACATTCGGAGATTGCCGCACGTGACTGTAAATGTCAATGGAATCAATGTAAATGCGCTTGTAGATACAGGGTCAACAATAAACATTGTAAGTGAAAAACTGCTAAGAAAAATGCAACCGTATCCGAAACTGAAGCCGTCACACACAAAAGCTTATGCATTTGGACAAAGCAAAGCTCTTCCTATAAAAGGACAATTTACATGCACGATTGAGACAGAGAAAAAGTATTCAACAGCAGAATTCTACGTTATTGAAGGTAACACTGACTCGATCATAAGCTATGACACCGCTGTATCATTGTAA